The Methanofervidicoccus sp. A16 genome has a segment encoding these proteins:
- a CDS encoding DUF2100 domain-containing protein, with protein MDRMEDSKTLIKKAISTIHTLNTKEKNIPEVETSISYRDAKPGKINVEEFKNAIYALIEADDYLYRKAPHHKLNDKEAKEFCKLIFKCKRHLNKVLEGFGFKFQGGIKLKKDVLYIVSSKKLLRSLKSKMPEINVVSTDGVLHPEDMKVIRPDISEKALKGISKKCEIVKREISKLIDKLKPSEIIVIVDENNKGDQLVYLRAKELYGAKKISVEDLDL; from the coding sequence ATGGACAGAATGGAGGATTCTAAAACCCTGATAAAGAAGGCTATCTCTACTATTCACACTTTAAATACTAAGGAAAAAAATATTCCAGAAGTAGAAACCTCTATATCCTACAGAGATGCAAAACCAGGTAAGATAAATGTAGAGGAATTCAAAAATGCAATATACGCCCTTATTGAGGCTGATGACTACCTCTATAGGAAGGCACCTCACCATAAACTAAATGATAAAGAGGCTAAGGAATTCTGTAAGTTGATATTCAAGTGTAAAAGACACTTAAATAAGGTGTTAGAGGGTTTTGGTTTCAAATTCCAGGGAGGGATTAAGTTAAAAAAAGATGTGCTGTATATAGTTAGTAGTAAAAAACTACTGAGAAGTTTAAAAAGTAAAATGCCAGAGATAAACGTAGTATCTACAGATGGAGTTCTACATCCAGAGGATATGAAGGTAATAAGACCTGATATAAGTGAAAAGGCCCTTAAAGGTATCTCTAAAAAGTGTGAGATTGTAAAAAGAGAGATAAGTAAGTTAATAGATAAACTGAAACCCTCTGAAATAATAGTTATAGTAGATGAGAATAATAAGGGAGATCAGTTGGTATATTTAAGGGCTAAAGAGTTATACGGTGCCAAGAAGATAAGTGTAGAAGATCTCGATCTATAG
- a CDS encoding class I SAM-dependent methyltransferase, which produces MHYFSEKPTSAHRERLIEAILRGKRFIFKTDSGVFSPKKVDKGTKVLVEALELDKGDKLLDVGCGYGVIGISVCDEVDSVVMTDINRRAVKLARENIKLNNLEDRNIEVLHSDLYEKVKDRRFTKIVSNPPIKAGKEVVHRIVREGKELLEKDGSIWLVVQRKHGAKSLAKYMEEIFGNVRAVTVKGGYRVLTSKRED; this is translated from the coding sequence ATGCATTACTTCTCTGAAAAACCAACATCTGCCCATAGGGAGAGGTTAATTGAGGCTATCTTAAGGGGTAAGAGGTTTATATTTAAAACAGACAGTGGTGTATTCTCCCCTAAAAAAGTAGATAAGGGCACTAAGGTACTTGTAGAGGCTCTAGAGTTGGATAAAGGGGATAAGTTATTGGATGTTGGTTGCGGATATGGGGTTATAGGCATAAGTGTATGTGATGAGGTAGATAGTGTAGTCATGACAGATATAAACAGGAGGGCTGTGAAACTTGCAAGAGAAAATATAAAACTAAACAACTTAGAGGATAGAAACATCGAGGTACTTCATAGTGATCTATACGAGAAGGTGAAGGATAGAAGATTTACCAAGATCGTATCAAATCCTCCAATAAAGGCGGGAAAGGAAGTTGTTCATAGAATAGTTAGGGAAGGTAAAGAACTGCTGGAGAAAGATGGTAGTATATGGTTAGTAGTCCAAAGGAAGCATGGAGCAAAATCCCTTGCAAAGTATATGGAGGAGATATTTGGCAACGTTAGGGCTGTTACTGTAAAGGGAGGATATAGGGTGCTTACCTCTAAGAGAGAGGATTGA
- a CDS encoding TIGR00300 family protein has translation MFAREIELKGHIIDNLILPRVFDTILELGGDYKVLEFDIGKRKTDISYARILVIGKDQAHLDKILEELQNIGAEIPEVEDVEVKRAERDMVLPDGFYSTTNHPTYIKYKGQWIEVEKPKMDGVIVVYPEKMRAETKVIREVKKGDLVVVGHKGIRVMPPERPREKGQLFEFMKSEVSAEKPKEAIIKKIAREMYKIREEYRKTGKGGIVVVAGPAVIHTGGGPALAKLIRMGYVQALFAGNALATHDIESVLYGTSLGVNISTGKPVLGGHKHHLYAINTIMKAGSIREAVEQGVIKKGIMYECIKNNVPYVLAGSIRDDGPLPDVITDVVEAQDRMRELLLDKKMVLMMSTLLHSIATGNLMPSYIKTICVDINSDAVTKLMDRGTSQAIGVVTDVGVFINCLVEELERLEKEKGRDD, from the coding sequence ATGTTTGCAAGGGAGATTGAGTTAAAGGGACATATAATAGACAATCTTATTTTACCAAGGGTATTTGATACCATACTGGAACTTGGAGGGGACTACAAGGTACTGGAGTTTGACATAGGTAAGAGAAAAACTGATATTTCCTATGCAAGAATACTTGTAATAGGGAAGGATCAGGCCCATTTAGATAAGATATTGGAGGAATTACAGAATATTGGGGCGGAGATTCCAGAGGTCGAGGATGTTGAGGTAAAGAGGGCTGAGAGGGATATGGTACTACCAGATGGGTTTTACTCCACAACTAACCATCCAACCTATATAAAGTACAAGGGCCAGTGGATAGAGGTTGAAAAACCTAAGATGGATGGAGTTATCGTTGTCTATCCAGAGAAGATGAGAGCAGAGACTAAGGTTATAAGGGAGGTTAAGAAGGGAGATTTGGTAGTTGTAGGTCATAAAGGTATAAGGGTGATGCCACCGGAGAGACCTAGGGAGAAGGGACAGTTATTTGAATTTATGAAGTCAGAGGTCTCTGCGGAGAAACCAAAGGAGGCTATTATAAAGAAGATAGCAAGGGAGATGTACAAGATAAGGGAGGAGTACAGAAAAACTGGAAAGGGAGGTATAGTGGTGGTGGCAGGTCCTGCAGTAATACACACTGGAGGAGGCCCTGCACTTGCAAAGTTGATAAGGATGGGATACGTTCAGGCACTCTTTGCTGGTAATGCCCTTGCAACCCACGATATAGAGAGTGTTCTATATGGCACCTCCTTAGGTGTAAATATCTCAACGGGAAAACCAGTATTAGGAGGACATAAACATCACCTATACGCTATAAACACCATTATGAAGGCTGGTAGTATTAGAGAGGCTGTAGAGCAAGGTGTAATAAAAAAGGGTATAATGTACGAGTGTATAAAGAACAACGTTCCTTACGTATTAGCTGGAAGCATAAGGGACGACGGTCCTCTCCCTGATGTTATAACCGACGTTGTAGAGGCCCAGGATAGGATGAGGGAGTTACTGTTAGATAAGAAGATGGTTCTGATGATGTCTACACTACTTCACTCCATAGCAACTGGGAATTTGATGCCATCCTATATAAAAACCATCTGTGTAGATATCAACTCAGATGCTGTAACGAAACTGATGGATAGAGGTACTTCCCAGGCCATAGGTGTTGTTACAGATGTTGGGGTGTTTATCAACTGTTTAGTTGAGGAGTTGGAGAGGCTGGAGAAGGAGAAAGGTAGGGATGATTAA
- a CDS encoding TIGR00296 family protein encodes MDMEAVDRLTLEEGTYAVKYARAVIENYLKGKNIVVVNYPKKFNKYRGVFVTLHTYPDRELRGCIGIPEPVMPLIEALREAAISAAVKDPRFPPVTVDEMDNIVVEVSVLTPPKLIEVEEPLEYLDKIKIGRDGLIIEYGAHRGLLLPQVPVEQGWEVAEYLSNLCLKASLPPDAWLKYPVKIYSFQAQIFEEVSPRGQVVEKSLIK; translated from the coding sequence ATGGATATGGAGGCCGTAGATAGGCTAACCTTAGAAGAAGGTACATACGCTGTAAAGTACGCTAGAGCAGTTATTGAAAACTATCTAAAGGGTAAAAATATCGTAGTGGTAAATTATCCTAAAAAGTTTAATAAATATAGGGGTGTTTTTGTAACTCTCCATACCTATCCAGATCGTGAATTAAGAGGGTGCATTGGAATACCTGAACCTGTCATGCCCCTTATAGAGGCTCTAAGGGAGGCTGCTATAAGTGCTGCAGTTAAGGACCCAAGATTTCCCCCAGTAACTGTAGATGAGATGGATAACATAGTGGTAGAAGTTAGTGTATTAACACCACCTAAGTTGATAGAGGTAGAGGAGCCCCTAGAATACTTGGATAAAATAAAAATAGGAAGAGATGGATTGATAATAGAATATGGTGCCCATAGAGGATTATTACTACCTCAGGTCCCGGTAGAACAGGGATGGGAAGTTGCAGAGTATCTATCTAATTTATGTCTTAAGGCGTCCTTACCTCCAGATGCCTGGCTCAAGTATCCTGTAAAGATATACTCCTTCCAGGCTCAGATATTTGAAGAGGTTAGTCCTAGAGGTCAGGTGGTTGAGAAGAGTTTGATAAAGTAA
- a CDS encoding ATP-dependent Clp protease proteolytic subunit, whose protein sequence is MDPTVIFWMFFIFLILYSHSTFRWIQIQRYNCIKKLERERKTRVIVMVHRQEQLALFGIPIYRFINIEDSEEILRAIRMTPDDMPIDLILHTPGGLVLASEQIAMALKEHKAKTTVIVPHYAMSGGTLIALAADEIIMDKNAVLGPVDPQLGNYPAASILKVVERKYIDQLDDETLILADISKKAIAQVKEFVYNLLKDKMPEEKAREVAETLSTGKWTHDYPLTVDKLKELGIEVNTNVPTLVYKLFDLYKQPTTQRPSVQYIPVPYRKVDDVKGKI, encoded by the coding sequence ATGGATCCCACAGTTATTTTTTGGATGTTCTTTATATTTCTTATTCTATACTCCCATAGTACCTTTAGATGGATACAGATACAGCGATACAACTGTATAAAGAAGTTGGAGAGGGAGAGAAAAACTAGGGTAATTGTAATGGTTCATAGGCAGGAACAGTTAGCACTTTTTGGTATCCCTATATATAGATTTATAAACATAGAGGACAGTGAAGAGATACTTAGGGCTATAAGGATGACACCAGATGACATGCCTATAGATCTAATACTTCACACTCCAGGTGGGTTAGTACTAGCCAGTGAGCAGATAGCTATGGCGTTGAAGGAACATAAGGCTAAAACTACAGTAATTGTACCACACTACGCCATGAGTGGAGGTACCTTAATAGCCCTGGCTGCAGATGAGATCATCATGGACAAAAATGCTGTACTGGGGCCTGTGGATCCTCAGTTAGGTAACTATCCAGCAGCCTCTATCTTAAAAGTGGTGGAGAGGAAGTACATAGATCAACTTGATGACGAGACGTTGATACTTGCAGATATCTCCAAAAAGGCTATAGCACAGGTGAAGGAGTTTGTATATAATCTCTTGAAGGATAAGATGCCAGAGGAGAAAGCCAGGGAAGTTGCAGAGACTCTCTCTACAGGGAAATGGACCCATGACTACCCACTAACAGTGGATAAGTTAAAGGAGTTGGGAATAGAGGTGAATACTAACGTTCCAACGTTGGTATATAAACTCTTCGATCTCTACAAGCAACCAACAACCCAGAGGCCATCTGTACAGTACATACCTGTACCTTACAGAAAGGTGGACGATGTTAAAGGTAAGATTTAA
- a CDS encoding DUF192 domain-containing protein yields the protein MLKVRFKSKEGYKEYNLYVADNFFKRGLGLMFKNIGKNEGMIFYYRKRKLHIHTFFMRFPIDVIFLLDNKVVEVVRNLKPWRTYRSKVYSNSMIEIRSDDTLKIEVGDRIEIRR from the coding sequence ATGTTAAAGGTAAGATTTAAAAGTAAAGAGGGTTATAAGGAGTATAACCTCTATGTTGCAGATAATTTTTTTAAGAGAGGTTTAGGTTTGATGTTTAAGAATATTGGAAAAAATGAGGGGATGATATTCTACTATAGAAAGCGAAAACTCCATATCCATACCTTTTTTATGAGATTTCCAATAGATGTTATATTTTTACTAGACAATAAGGTTGTAGAGGTGGTCAGAAATCTGAAACCTTGGAGAACTTATAGGTCTAAGGTATACTCTAACTCTATGATAGAGATAAGGAGCGATGATACTTTAAAGATCGAGGTAGGAGATAGGATAGAGATCAGGAGATAG
- the cobJ gene encoding precorrin-3B C(17)-methyltransferase: MLYVVGIGPGGEKYFTRESEEVLKSVDLIVCYSGYRKYIERFRKEVYTTGMKKEIERVRYALKEAEKRDVALVSSGDATIYGMASLVYELAEKDNCKVPIKVVSGVTAASISSAILGAPLNHDFVVVSLSDLLTPLEVILRRVRCALEGDFVLVLYNPLSRSRREPFLRTVEIIREYGEKRGVDYIVGIVKNGGREGEEYRITTIGDICSNLDKYMKFIDMNTTVIVGNSNTKVICNKMVTPRGYLDKYKV, translated from the coding sequence ATGCTCTACGTAGTGGGAATAGGCCCAGGTGGAGAAAAATACTTTACAAGGGAATCTGAGGAGGTATTAAAGAGTGTAGATCTTATAGTGTGCTACAGTGGATATAGGAAGTATATAGAGAGGTTCAGGAAGGAGGTATATACAACTGGAATGAAAAAGGAGATAGAGCGTGTAAGGTATGCATTGAAGGAGGCAGAGAAGAGGGATGTTGCACTGGTATCCAGTGGAGACGCCACTATATACGGTATGGCCTCCTTAGTTTATGAGTTGGCAGAAAAGGATAACTGCAAGGTACCTATAAAGGTAGTAAGTGGTGTCACCGCCGCCAGTATATCCTCTGCTATCTTAGGTGCCCCTCTAAACCATGACTTTGTAGTTGTCAGTCTAAGTGATCTACTTACACCTCTGGAAGTTATCCTTAGGAGAGTAAGGTGTGCCTTAGAGGGAGATTTTGTTTTAGTGTTGTACAACCCTCTAAGTAGATCCAGGAGGGAACCTTTCTTAAGGACTGTAGAGATTATAAGGGAGTACGGGGAGAAAAGAGGAGTAGATTATATAGTAGGTATCGTTAAAAATGGTGGAAGGGAGGGAGAGGAGTACAGAATTACCACTATAGGAGATATATGTAGCAACTTAGATAAGTATATGAAATTTATAGATATGAACACCACTGTGATAGTAGGGAATAGTAATACAAAGGTGATCTGTAATAAGATGGTTACACCTAGAGGGTATTTAGATAAGTATAAGGTGTAA
- a CDS encoding tetratricopeptide repeat protein — MIRKKRPNTTYAKAWKNKGVSLSNLGQYKEAIECFDKALEIDPQYANAWRNKGIVLSKLGRYKEALECFDKALEIDPQYKNIWVNKGITLSNLGRYKEALACFDKALKIDPGYSTAWIAKGNVLRKLGRDKEALKCFDNALKMKPKSRKSKPKKHKKTVKHHSKVLKTNSRSAKMWKNRGVAFGNLGRYVEAIECFDKALEIDPRYAAAWNYKGIALYMLKRYNEAIECFNRALEINPRYATAWNNKGFALYMLGRYNEAIECYKRALRINPRYATAWNNMGNALYMLGRHEEAIECFDKALKIDPGYVDAWNNKGIVLKNLGRYDEATRCFNKVQEIQNSI, encoded by the coding sequence ATGATACGGAAAAAGAGACCAAATACAACATATGCAAAGGCTTGGAAAAACAAGGGGGTATCTCTTAGTAATTTAGGCCAATATAAAGAGGCGATAGAATGCTTTGACAAGGCACTGGAGATAGATCCACAATACGCTAATGCATGGAGGAACAAAGGAATAGTTCTTAGTAAGTTAGGAAGATATAAAGAGGCTTTGGAGTGTTTTGATAAAGCATTGGAGATAGATCCTCAATATAAAAATATATGGGTAAATAAAGGGATAACACTCAGTAATTTAGGGAGGTATAAAGAAGCACTAGCATGTTTTGATAAGGCACTAAAGATAGATCCAGGGTATAGTACTGCATGGATAGCCAAGGGAAATGTCCTTCGTAAGTTAGGGAGAGATAAAGAAGCCCTAAAATGCTTTGATAATGCATTAAAGATGAAACCAAAGTCTAGAAAGAGTAAGCCAAAAAAACATAAGAAAACGGTAAAACACCATAGCAAGGTATTAAAGACAAATTCAAGATCTGCAAAGATGTGGAAGAACAGAGGAGTTGCCTTTGGTAATCTAGGTAGATATGTGGAGGCAATAGAGTGTTTTGATAAAGCATTGGAAATTGATCCAAGATATGCGGCTGCGTGGAACTACAAAGGAATAGCCCTTTATATGTTAAAAAGATACAATGAAGCGATAGAATGTTTTAATAGAGCATTGGAAATAAATCCAAGGTATGCAACTGCATGGAACAACAAAGGATTTGCTCTCTATATGCTAGGTAGATATAATGAGGCAATAGAATGTTATAAGAGGGCATTAAGGATAAATCCAAGGTATGCAACTGCATGGAATAATATGGGAAATGCTCTCTATATGCTAGGAAGGCATGAAGAGGCAATAGAATGCTTCGATAAAGCGTTAAAGATAGATCCAGGATATGTAGACGCCTGGAATAACAAAGGAATAGTTCTTAAAAATCTAGGAAGATATGATGAGGCAACGAGGTGCTTTAATAAAGTACAGGAGATACAAAATTCTATATAA
- a CDS encoding glycosyltransferase family 2 protein, whose translation MDKEDIYIVVPAYNEEKVIKDTLRKLKSEGYHNIIVVDDGSKDKTSNIAREEGVILCRHIINRGLGGALGTGIKCALEYNPKVIVTFDADGQHDPKDIEKVVKPILYEGYDMVVGSRLMDREELKNMPVVKRVGNILLNVITYLLGGYLVTDSQSGLRAFSKRAAEVILSNLKSNRYEVSSEFIIIARREGLKFKEVPIKTIYTEYSMSRGTNVITGIKILIKLIIQRLM comes from the coding sequence ATGGATAAGGAAGATATTTACATTGTTGTACCTGCATACAATGAAGAGAAGGTAATTAAAGATACCCTAAGAAAGTTAAAGAGTGAGGGCTATCACAATATTATAGTAGTTGATGACGGTAGTAAGGACAAAACATCCAATATAGCAAGGGAGGAGGGAGTTATCCTCTGTAGGCATATTATCAACAGAGGTTTAGGGGGAGCCTTAGGTACAGGTATAAAGTGTGCCCTGGAGTACAATCCAAAGGTGATAGTAACCTTCGATGCAGATGGACAACATGATCCCAAGGATATAGAGAAGGTTGTGAAACCTATCCTATACGAAGGTTACGATATGGTAGTAGGTAGTAGGTTAATGGATAGAGAGGAGTTAAAAAACATGCCTGTAGTAAAGAGGGTGGGGAATATATTATTAAATGTTATAACCTACCTCCTTGGAGGTTATCTCGTTACAGACAGTCAAAGTGGTTTAAGGGCGTTCTCCAAGAGGGCTGCAGAGGTAATACTCTCTAACTTAAAGAGTAATAGATACGAGGTTTCCTCGGAGTTTATAATAATAGCGAGAAGGGAAGGGTTGAAATTTAAAGAGGTACCTATAAAGACAATATATACAGAGTACTCCATGTCAAGGGGTACAAATGTGATCACAGGTATCAAGATACTTATTAAGTTGATAATTCAGAGGTTGATGTAA
- a CDS encoding DUF6677 family protein, whose amino-acid sequence MDGTDLNKVEKFIKDVGSSWEAELNIIKELVKDVDKGYKIIYYEMKKKNIGITVLLSFLLPGLGHIYIGCIIRGIIISIVFTVSVFLCLLLIGLLTTPLIWIYSIYDSYRLAKDYNTKLFKILFVDQENSGETGF is encoded by the coding sequence ATGGATGGAACAGATCTAAATAAAGTAGAGAAGTTTATAAAGGATGTAGGGAGTAGTTGGGAGGCAGAATTAAATATAATTAAAGAACTGGTAAAGGATGTAGATAAAGGCTATAAAATTATTTACTACGAGATGAAAAAGAAAAATATTGGGATCACAGTCCTTCTTAGTTTTCTCCTACCTGGACTTGGACATATCTACATTGGATGTATTATAAGAGGTATAATAATATCTATTGTTTTTACAGTTTCTGTATTCCTCTGTTTATTACTTATAGGTCTTCTTACCACTCCTTTAATATGGATATATAGTATTTACGACTCCTATAGGTTGGCAAAGGATTACAACACAAAACTATTTAAAATATTATTTGTAGACCAGGAGAATTCAGGGGAAACAGGGTTCTAA
- a CDS encoding AAA family ATPase, with protein MNRINLGTIKIKSLVSETAKISDKVIALKYVIIKPVGFPIRINSENLKVTIEDPTLFNVYAREQWEGETVKEGDYLFDNTIIPDYAFKVVSTYPSDGGIITRDTLFKIITERDVGSRSFKKARFHDIIGQEHAKKKCKIIIKYLKHPELFGEWAPKNVLFYGPPGTGKTLMARALATETDVPLYLIKATELIGEHVGDGAKQIEQLYSRALEDKPCIVFIDELDAIALSRQYQSLRGDVSEVVNALLTELDGIHDNDGIVTIGATNNPDMLDSAIRSRFEEEIKFELPKDEERLQIMELYKKKMPIEVRADLRKYVEKTKGMSGRDIKEKFLKPALHRAILEDKKYIDEKDLDAVLAELNKSRREAPLHLYR; from the coding sequence ATGAATAGAATAAACTTGGGCACCATAAAGATAAAATCCTTAGTTTCTGAAACTGCGAAGATATCTGATAAAGTTATAGCGTTGAAGTACGTCATAATAAAACCTGTGGGATTTCCAATTAGGATAAACAGTGAGAATTTAAAGGTTACTATAGAGGATCCTACTTTATTCAACGTCTATGCGAGAGAACAGTGGGAGGGCGAGACTGTAAAGGAAGGTGACTATCTCTTTGATAACACCATCATTCCAGATTATGCATTTAAAGTTGTATCTACCTATCCATCTGATGGAGGTATTATTACAAGGGACACTCTATTTAAAATAATAACTGAGAGAGACGTGGGAAGTAGGTCCTTTAAAAAGGCGAGATTCCATGATATTATAGGTCAGGAGCATGCAAAGAAGAAGTGTAAGATCATTATAAAGTATCTCAAACATCCTGAACTATTTGGAGAGTGGGCTCCAAAGAACGTTCTCTTCTATGGACCTCCTGGAACTGGAAAGACACTGATGGCAAGGGCCTTAGCCACTGAAACTGACGTTCCTCTCTATCTGATTAAGGCCACTGAATTGATAGGAGAGCATGTTGGAGATGGTGCCAAACAGATAGAGCAACTGTACAGCAGGGCACTGGAGGACAAACCTTGTATAGTATTCATCGACGAGTTAGATGCAATAGCCCTCAGTAGACAGTACCAGTCCCTCAGAGGAGATGTATCTGAGGTAGTAAATGCACTGTTGACAGAGTTAGACGGTATACATGACAACGACGGAATAGTGACCATAGGAGCCACCAACAACCCAGATATGTTAGACAGTGCTATAAGGAGCAGATTTGAGGAGGAGATAAAATTTGAATTACCTAAAGATGAGGAGAGACTGCAGATCATGGAACTATATAAGAAAAAGATGCCTATAGAGGTCAGAGCAGATTTAAGAAAGTACGTAGAGAAGACAAAGGGCATGAGTGGAAGGGATATAAAGGAGAAGTTCTTAAAACCAGCCCTCCACAGAGCCATATTAGAGGATAAGAAGTACATAGATGAGAAAGACCTAGATGCAGTATTGGCAGAATTGAACAAATCTAGAAGGGAGGCACCACTCCATCTCTACAGATAA
- the trxR gene encoding F420-dependent thioredoxin reductase — MDIYDVVIIGGGPAGLTAGIYAMRSKLKTICIEKEREGGKIAEAGIVENYPGFENIRGYELAERFVKHAKKFNLDIVYDTVVKIETGERPFKVIGENNTYITKSVVIATGTKEKKLGLNEDEFVGRGVSYCTTCDAFFYLNKDVIVIGRDTPAIMSALNLKDIAKSVIVITDKKELRPAERIMLDRLKEAENITVIKNAKVIKILGKEKAEGVLISLDGEEKVIKGDGIFISMGHEPNSQFLEGSGVELNRGFVKVDRNCRTNIDGIFACGDITGGVLQVSKAVGEGAVAMASVVKYLNRLDKN, encoded by the coding sequence ATGGACATCTACGATGTAGTAATAATAGGGGGAGGTCCTGCTGGATTGACTGCAGGAATATACGCCATGAGGTCAAAGTTAAAAACTATATGTATCGAAAAGGAAAGAGAAGGAGGGAAAATAGCAGAGGCTGGGATTGTAGAGAACTATCCAGGTTTTGAGAATATTAGGGGATATGAGTTGGCAGAGAGATTTGTAAAGCATGCCAAGAAATTTAATTTAGACATAGTATATGACACCGTTGTAAAGATAGAAACAGGGGAGAGGCCCTTTAAGGTGATAGGAGAAAATAATACTTACATCACTAAAAGTGTTGTAATTGCCACTGGAACTAAGGAGAAAAAGTTGGGACTAAATGAGGATGAGTTCGTTGGGAGAGGAGTCTCCTACTGTACCACATGTGATGCCTTCTTCTATCTAAATAAGGATGTAATTGTAATCGGTAGAGATACGCCTGCTATCATGTCCGCACTGAATTTAAAGGATATTGCAAAGAGTGTTATAGTAATCACAGATAAAAAAGAGTTGAGACCTGCTGAGAGGATCATGTTAGATAGGTTAAAGGAAGCAGAGAATATTACTGTAATAAAAAATGCAAAGGTTATAAAGATACTTGGGAAGGAGAAGGCAGAAGGTGTGTTGATATCGCTAGATGGTGAGGAGAAGGTTATTAAAGGCGATGGGATCTTTATAAGTATGGGGCATGAGCCAAACTCCCAGTTCTTAGAGGGTAGTGGGGTGGAGTTAAATAGAGGGTTTGTAAAGGTAGATAGGAATTGTAGAACCAATATTGATGGTATATTTGCCTGTGGGGATATTACAGGAGGAGTTTTACAGGTTTCTAAGGCTGTTGGAGAGGGGGCTGTTGCAATGGCAAGTGTTGTAAAGTATTTAAATAGATTGGATAAAAATTAA
- a CDS encoding THUMP domain-containing protein codes for METGFLLLKEHETLPLSELKALLEIYPVGDKLEIIDNYGVVSSSLDRSVLVKYIDNIIKKSAYIEEGHLLITGVEYSGSLKKGLETLLQRLRELSSEDLLNTLQMDPSKDTFAVRTIKIKDDKDINSPTIERIVGGILKEKTNAKVNLEEPSKVIKVVILQNRIYLGLLVRKRDRKYFYNNRPHLRAYFHPGSILPKLARGMINLARLKEGEILLDPFCGVGGFLIEGGMVGCKLIGCDIDERMIRGTLLNLKSYNLEDKIIEIKRIDAKDVVDYLKSKGIDRVDAIVTDPPYGILTSVKGDIIDILKKLGDILKDGGYMVFAFPRRVDLDLKLMEIHKLYVHGGLTRHIHVYKKEPIS; via the coding sequence ATGGAAACTGGATTTTTACTTTTAAAGGAACATGAAACACTTCCACTCTCTGAGTTAAAGGCCCTCTTAGAAATCTATCCAGTAGGTGATAAGTTAGAGATCATAGACAACTACGGAGTTGTATCATCCTCCTTAGATAGGTCTGTTCTTGTTAAATATATAGACAACATTATTAAAAAGAGCGCCTATATTGAGGAGGGACATCTTTTAATCACTGGAGTAGAGTACAGTGGATCTCTAAAGAAGGGACTTGAAACTCTTCTCCAGAGGTTAAGGGAGTTATCATCGGAAGATCTTCTTAACACCCTCCAGATGGATCCATCTAAGGATACCTTTGCAGTTAGGACGATAAAGATAAAGGATGATAAAGATATAAATTCTCCAACTATCGAGAGGATCGTTGGAGGTATTCTAAAGGAGAAAACTAACGCAAAGGTAAACCTTGAAGAGCCATCTAAGGTTATAAAGGTAGTAATACTTCAAAATAGGATATACTTGGGATTACTTGTAAGAAAGAGAGACAGAAAGTACTTCTACAACAACAGGCCCCATCTAAGGGCATACTTCCACCCTGGAAGTATCCTCCCAAAACTTGCCAGAGGGATGATAAACTTAGCCAGGTTGAAGGAGGGAGAAATACTGTTAGATCCCTTCTGTGGAGTAGGAGGGTTTCTAATAGAGGGAGGTATGGTAGGGTGTAAGTTGATAGGTTGTGATATAGATGAGAGAATGATAAGAGGTACATTGTTAAATTTGAAATCTTATAACCTAGAGGATAAAATAATAGAGATAAAGAGAATAGATGCCAAGGATGTTGTAGATTACCTGAAATCTAAGGGTATTGATAGAGTAGATGCCATCGTTACAGACCCTCCCTATGGGATATTGACATCTGTAAAGGGAGATATTATAGATATACTGAAAAAACTTGGAGATATTCTGAAGGATGGAGGGTATATGGTATTTGCCTTCCCTAGGAGAGTAGATTTAGATCTGAAGTTGATGGAGATACATAAGTTATATGTTCATGGTGGCTTAACTAGACACATACATGTGTATAAGAAAGAGCCTATCTCCTGA